The Saccharopolyspora gloriosae genome window below encodes:
- a CDS encoding DUF397 domain-containing protein, translated as MTTGRHTSNTSGLAGLHWRKSSRSGQGGGACVEVAPGQAVVGVRDSKNPSGPALLFDSGVWAAFVRSL; from the coding sequence ATGACAACTGGGCGCCACACCTCGAATACGTCGGGCTTAGCTGGGCTTCACTGGCGCAAGAGCAGCCGGAGCGGGCAGGGCGGTGGTGCTTGCGTCGAAGTCGCCCCTGGACAGGCCGTGGTCGGGGTCCGCGACTCGAAGAACCCCTCAGGTCCGGCGCTGCTGTTCGACAGCGGCGTGTGGGCGGCGTTCGTGCGTTCGCTCTGA